The region GTAAAGCAGTTGCGAACAAATATTTTATTCTGAATTCCGACAGCGCACGCATTTATCATAAAACAGGCGCTAAAGCGCAAAAAGGTGGTTTTGCGGTGGGTGGATTAACAGGTGGCAAATCAGTTCCTGAAAACTACCTCACAGTGGAACGCGATAGTTCACGTATTTACGTCAATAACTCTACAAAAGGGCTTAAAGGAGGCTTCGCCGTTGGAGGTCTTACTTCTGGCAAAGCCGGTTCTGTAAGGTTCCTAAGCCTCACCCCTGACAACTACTTTATAGGTGACAGCGCAGGATTAAATACCACAACTGGTATTTATAATTCCTTCATTGGCCATCAGGCTGGATTGGAAAATATAGATGGAAGCAAAAATATTTTCATCGGTTACCGCGCAGGGCTAAATAATATTAATGGACAGGAAAATATTTTTATGGGTTTCAAAGCTGGTAGCACTAGTCAATTTGGAAACTGGAACACCTTTCTGGGTTTTGAAGCCGGCTTGAATAATACCGGAAGCGATAATACATTTATAGGTTACCAGGCCGGACGTGACCATACCTCCCAGGGCGGAAACGTGTATATTGGCAGTAAGGCTGGTGCTGAAGCTACACAGGGCGAGCAGAATGTTTATATAGGAGAATCTACCGGACTTAAAACAACCACCGGTAAAGCCAACGTTTTTATTGGTTTTGAATGTGGTAAGTTAAACTCTACAGGAACAAAAAATGTATTTATGGGCTACCAAAGTGGTGTGTCTAATACCGATGGTAGCAGCAACGTTTTCATAGGCGATAGTGTTGGGGTATCAAATCAAGGTGGCGACAAAAATATTTTTATAGGGAACTATGCAGGGCAGGAAAACACTTATGGCAATAGTAATATTTACATCGGTTACCAGGCGGGAGCACTTGAAACAGGTAGTCAAAACCTCTTCATTGGCAACTATGCCGGTATGAATAATACTACAGGTCAGAATCTGTTTCTTGGCGAATATGCTGGAACAGAAAATACTAGCGGCACAAGAAATACATTTGTAGGTTTCTTTGCCGGGAGCGAAAACCAAACAGGTCAGCTTAATTCATATTTTGGGCAGTTTGCAGGGAGAAATAATCTTGGCGATCGCAATACCATGATCGGTTATTGGGCCGGAGGTTTAAATACTACAGGAGAACACAATACATTTTTAGGATGGCGTGCTGGACAAAATACAGGTACAGCGGCATACAATGTACATCTCGGTTATCAGGCAGGTGAAGCATCATCTGGTAATTACAATGTTTATGTCGGTTATCAGGCAGGTATGAGTAATACAGGTTCGAATAAACTTATTATAGGGAACAATTCCACAAGCAAACTAATCTATGGCGATTTTTCAGCAGAAACTATAACATTTAATGGAAATGTTGGAATAAACAACGATAACCCTGCCTATAATCTGGATATAAGTGATGCGAATGCAACAATTTCATTGAATGGATATAGAATAGGAAGGCTGACTGGAGGAACAGGTATAGATAATGATATCGTCCCATATGGCGGAAGTAGTCAGGCATTTGATTTGGGAAATAATACATCCACAGAGCATTGGGATGACGTTGTAGCTTTGGAATATGTAACTTATACAAAAGGTCAGCAACTCAAATCTGCCGAAAAGATAAATATTGATATTAATTTGCTTGAAGAGCTTGAGCCTGTTCATTATCAGTCGGATGATAGTAAAGGAGGTAAGTTGAAATATGGACTTACTATTGAATCCCTACTTAAAGTAGCGCCAGCGGCTGTAGTTACTACTGATACTGATTTTGATCCGGAACGAAATATATATGTAACTACTAAAACAGAAAATCCGGGAATTAATTATGATGCAATGATACCTGTTGTTGTGAGCTTAATGCAGCAACAGCAGAAAACTATTCAACAGCAAGCTGAACAGATAAAAACAAATTCTCAGCAAATTGAAGAGTTGAAAAAAGCGAATAAGGAGCTGAGAGATCTTATTGAAAGCCTGAAATAATAGTACTTATGAAGAATATATTTATAGTTTTCTTAATGTGTTTTGCACTTGCGGTTTATGGTCAGAAAGGGATTATAAACAATGGTGCCAGAATTGTTGTAGAAAATGGAGCTTATATCAAGGTTCAGGGTGATAATACAACAGGATATACCAATAAATCCTTTGGTTCCAGTCATGGTAGAATTGAGTTAGACGGTGAAATTCAAATAAATGGATTTTTTAATAATAATGCTTCAGCAAATACAGTCTTTGTAAATAACGACGGAACAGGGAATGTTATATTTCTAGGTTCATCAACTCAGTCAATTGGTGGTTCGAAACCAATTGATTTTGAGGGGCTGAAGGTCAATGGAGCAAATGTTAATCTGAATACTGATATTTCAGTCGCCGGAGTTTTAGATTTTACACAAGGGTTGTTGTTTGTCAATAATTATTTGTTGGAGTTAACCACATCAGCTTCAATTGGGGGAACTCCCGGCACATCTTCAATGATTGTACCCGGAAATAGTGGTACAGTACGCAAATATTTTAGTGCACCACAATCTTTTACTTACCCCATAGGAGACAACTCTGCATCTGGAGTTTATTTGCCTGTTGGCATTAACTTCTCCTCAGGTAGTTTTACCGGGGCCTTTGTCGATTTACAAACCATAAACAGCAAACATCAGGAGAATAGCAATACCACAGATTATCTCAATCGTTATTGGACGCTCTCTTCTGCAGGAATTACGGGTATGCTGGCTGATCTTTCTTTGACCTATGCCACAGCTGACATTGCAGGCACAGAGTCTAACCTCATGACGCTGCAGTACGATGGAAATTTTTGGAATATACATGATGCTGTCAATACATCAACCAATCAGTTAACAGCGACTGTTAGTGAGTTTGGCGATTTTACTGGTGGCGGAGCCGATGAGGTCTCTCCACATCTCTATTGGAGTGTAGAGTCGATTATTCAGGAGAATTTTGAAAACGGCCATATTATTAAAGCCTCCGTGGAGAATGAAGCGTTTGCTTCGACCCTGGATGCCGGGCAGTGGAATATCATCAATTTACCTGCTGGAGTTGGTATAGGTAGCTTAAATCGCACATACGACGATACGGTTGAAGTTACATTATCGGGAAACCGACTTGATGACTTCGATTCGGATAGAACACTCAGTTTAACTGTTAACCAGAGTCAATTTGTGCATACCGCTTCAGGTAGCCTCACTGCCGAAAACACATTATTATTAAATGCCGATAATGACCCCGAGAATCTCGCAATGACCGATGATGGAAGCATAACAGAGGGTAGCGAAGATGGTGAGATAATTACAGTAACATTATCAGGGGGTACTTTTGCCCAAACCCTTAACACAACCAGTTGGGTGGGCAATAATATGCCGGCAGGAGTTGCTTTGGGGACCATTACAAGGCAATCAGCTACCCAGGTAATAATAGAATTAAGTGGAAATACCACATCCGACTATGATACTGATATCACAAACTTTGAATTGACTGTTCCATCAACTGATGTAAATGAATATGCAGGAAGTGATTTTCTGCTTACTACAGGGGTTGTATTTAAGGCGGTTGACGAAGATTTAATTATCAGTATGACCGATGGAGGTAGCGGAATAGCTGAGAGCGCGGAGAATGGACATCAAATAACAGTCTCAATCGATGAGCGCACCTTTACCGATCCGCTTACCCTGTCAGAATGGACCATGTATAACTTACCTTCGGGCGTTACGATTGGAAGTGTTAATAGACAAAACGATACCGCAGTTTATATTTTCCTTTCAGGTAACCGGAACGTTGATTATGATACGGATATAACCAATGTTCAGTTAACTATAGCGAGTAGTCAGATCGGTGGCGTATCTAATCCTGTTACCATAACAAGTGGTGTCACGTTTAATGCGGACAACGACCCTGAAAGTATTGCAATTGCTACTGACCCGGATGGTATTGATGAAGCTGCAGAAGACGGTGAAGTAATTACTGCCACAATTACCGGAGGTACTTTTGTCAATCCACCTCAAATTTCAAACTGGACCCTTAGCAATTTGCCTGAAGGAGTTTCTGTAGGCACATTATCATGGAATACCATGTACGAAGTTGGTATTACCCTCTCCGGAAACCGGCAAACTGATTTCGATTCACATATAACCGATATTGAATTGACAGTAGCTGCTGCTGATGTAGACGATAATTCTTCCGGTATTTTGGCGAGTAACTCAATTACAATTAATGCCGAGAACGATGCCGAAAACCTTACACTTTCAGGAGGACCTTTTACTGAGGGGAATGAAGATGGCGCAGTTATAACAGCTACACTTGATGGAGGAACCATCTCAAGTTCATTTACAGCAGGCGATTTAATTATGACCAATTTGCCACCCGGCGTTTCACTCGGAAGTGCAGTGCGGCAAAATATGTACGAAATCAACATAGTGCTTGAAGGCAATGCGACTTCAGATTATGATACAGATATTACAAATACCACAGCCACTATAAGTTCAGCAGTAGTTGATGAAACCACTTCAGATGTCTCTGGTACTGGAATTACGTTCAATGCAACTATGGAACCTGCTGAACTGGTTTTAACTGATAATGGAGACCTTTATGAATCTGAAGAGGATGGTAAATCATTATTTATTACCGTAAGACAAGATACATTAGTATCATCAATTAGTCCGGCAGGTTTTGTGTTCAGTAATTTCCCTGAAGGCGTTACTGCCGGAAATATCAACCGTTTAAATGATACAACGGTAGAGGTGGTGCTATCAGGCTTTCGTACTCAGGATTATGATACCGATATAATTAATGCAGGAGTAACGGTAGATGCCTTACAGTTTCAATACAGCAGTAGCTCCCTTAGCGCATCATCAGGCTGGACCTTTATTGCTACAGATGATAATGAAAGCATAGCATTCAGTGCTAACTTAATAACAGAAGGTGCCGAAGATGGCGCCCAGGTAGATATTGTAATGTCCGGAGGTACTTTTGCTGATGGTTTAAACCCGGGATCATGGAGTTTTACAGGACTGCCTGCCGGGGTTAGTGTTGGAAGTGTCAATAAACTGGCACCCACGGAAGCAAGGGTTGTCCTTTCAGGAAATACAACTACCGATTACGATAATGATATTATTGTCGATGAATTAATTATTGCAGGATCTCAGATTGATGATTATAATGACGCGGATATTGCCGCATCAGGTTCTGTCACATTCGAAGCAATAGTTGAAACACAGGATCTTATTTTAAGCAGCCTGACATCATTGGCCGAAGATAATCTCAATGATGCAATAGTAGGCCTTAAATTGGAAGGGGCAACTTACACAACACCAATTAATACATCTAATTTCGTTTTCAATAACCAGCCTCCGGGCTTAACCCTTGGCGATGTAGTGCTGGAATCTACCGATTCTGCATCTGTTATTTTGGCCTATGATGGCACTGACTTCGATGTAGGTTACCCGGAATTTAATATAACACTCTTAGCAGCCGGAAGTAGTATAGGAGAACAGGTCAACTCTAACACGCTTGCTATTGATGCTATAGTTGAGCCCGGAGAACTCCAGGCTTCCCATGCCGGATTAGATGAGGAAAATCTTGACGGCGCTACAATTGATCTGGCTTTAGTAGATGATTCATTTGTCGATAATGCACTTGATATTGC is a window of Salinivirga cyanobacteriivorans DNA encoding:
- a CDS encoding beta strand repeat-containing protein, with protein sequence MKNIFIVFLMCFALAVYGQKGIINNGARIVVENGAYIKVQGDNTTGYTNKSFGSSHGRIELDGEIQINGFFNNNASANTVFVNNDGTGNVIFLGSSTQSIGGSKPIDFEGLKVNGANVNLNTDISVAGVLDFTQGLLFVNNYLLELTTSASIGGTPGTSSMIVPGNSGTVRKYFSAPQSFTYPIGDNSASGVYLPVGINFSSGSFTGAFVDLQTINSKHQENSNTTDYLNRYWTLSSAGITGMLADLSLTYATADIAGTESNLMTLQYDGNFWNIHDAVNTSTNQLTATVSEFGDFTGGGADEVSPHLYWSVESIIQENFENGHIIKASVENEAFASTLDAGQWNIINLPAGVGIGSLNRTYDDTVEVTLSGNRLDDFDSDRTLSLTVNQSQFVHTASGSLTAENTLLLNADNDPENLAMTDDGSITEGSEDGEIITVTLSGGTFAQTLNTTSWVGNNMPAGVALGTITRQSATQVIIELSGNTTSDYDTDITNFELTVPSTDVNEYAGSDFLLTTGVVFKAVDEDLIISMTDGGSGIAESAENGHQITVSIDERTFTDPLTLSEWTMYNLPSGVTIGSVNRQNDTAVYIFLSGNRNVDYDTDITNVQLTIASSQIGGVSNPVTITSGVTFNADNDPESIAIATDPDGIDEAAEDGEVITATITGGTFVNPPQISNWTLSNLPEGVSVGTLSWNTMYEVGITLSGNRQTDFDSHITDIELTVAAADVDDNSSGILASNSITINAENDAENLTLSGGPFTEGNEDGAVITATLDGGTISSSFTAGDLIMTNLPPGVSLGSAVRQNMYEINIVLEGNATSDYDTDITNTTATISSAVVDETTSDVSGTGITFNATMEPAELVLTDNGDLYESEEDGKSLFITVRQDTLVSSISPAGFVFSNFPEGVTAGNINRLNDTTVEVVLSGFRTQDYDTDIINAGVTVDALQFQYSSSSLSASSGWTFIATDDNESIAFSANLITEGAEDGAQVDIVMSGGTFADGLNPGSWSFTGLPAGVSVGSVNKLAPTEARVVLSGNTTTDYDNDIIVDELIIAGSQIDDYNDADIAASGSVTFEAIVETQDLILSSLTSLAEDNLNDAIVGLKLEGATYTTPINTSNFVFNNQPPGLTLGDVVLESTDSASVILAYDGTDFDVGYPEFNITLLAAGSSIGEQVNSNTLAIDAIVEPGELQASHAGLDEENLDGATIDLALVDDSFVDNALDIANFGLINAPAGCEIFSVNYLSSTTASLTIAFDGTDFDTDFTNFAINMAGAEVVSNNAYSSNALLISATNDAEQLTILNTGTIAEGTEDGHVFEVELSGGTFNPNLNPDAWSFTWLPDGTSVSDVIYLGESNAEILINGNRIIDYDMDQVVNIEAAPSEYNDAEGNALITDNTITFESYNEQLNALHDTIYESNLDNVELSFEIMDDWINTTGFSIEDISLQSAPEGFTIASLIETDSAHFTVSFAYDGMGIMQDNPFSLELADSVLNGIEALVSQQIVIANDVGVTGIEGDVELYVSGNEIYLKQHRFARKGSLIIYELNGRKLEEYKVEARSTNHFLPVLKDGMYLIQFLTDDGKLYQTKGVVKN